The Jannaschia sp. M317 DNA segment CACGTCGCCACGCGACAGGGTGTAGCGGGGGGCGGCTTTCAGCTCCATGCCTTCGAAGACGTTGTAGTCGATGATCGACTTTTGCGCCGCGACCGAAACCGTGCGGTGAATGGACGGGTCCCAGACCACCAGATCGGCGTGGCCGCCCACGTGGATGCCGCCCTTCATCGGATAGATGTTCAGGATCTTGGCGATGTTGGTCGATGTGGTGGCGACGAATTCCTCGGGTGTCAGGCGACCCGTCTCGACGCCCTGGGTCCAGAGCATCGCCATGCGTTCCTCTAGGCCCCCGGTGCCGTTGGGGATCAGGGTGAAATTTTCCAGCCCCATGCGCTTTTGCTCGTCAGAGAAGGCGGCGTGGTCGGTGGCCACGACCTGCAAGGACCCCGACGCCAGACCGGCCCAGAGGCTGTCCTGGTGCATCTTGTTGCGGAAGGGCGGGGACATGACGCGGCGGGCGGCATATTGCCAGTCCTTGTTGAAATACTCGGACTCGTCCAGCGTCAGGTGCTGGATCAGCGGCTCACCGTAGACGCGCATCCCCTTTTGGCGGGCGCGGCGGATGGCTTCGTGCGCCTGCTCGCAGGAGACGTGCACGATATAAAGCGGGCATCCGGCGGCATCGGCGATCATGATGGCGCGGTTTGCGGCCTCGCCCTCGACCTCGGGGGGGCGGGAATAGGCGTGGCCCTCGGGGCCGGTGATGCCCTCGGCCAGAAGCTGTTCCTGCTTGGCGGCCACGATGTCACCGTTCTCGGCGTGGACCAGCGGCAGGGCACCCAGTTCGGCGCAACGCCGGAAGGACGCGAACATCTCGTCGTCCTCGACCATCAGGGCGCCCTTGTAGGCCATGAAGTGCTTGAAGGTATTGATGCCGCGCTCGCGGACGACGGTCTCCATCTCGTTGAAGATGCCCTCGTTCCAGCCGGTGATCGCCATGTGGTAGGAAATGTCGGTGCAGATCTGGTCCTTCGACTTGCGGTCCCAGTCATCGATCGCGTTCAGAAGGCTGCCGTCTTCGCCCGGCAGGCAGAAATCGACCAGCATCGTGGTGCCACCGGCGGCGGCGGCGAAGGTGCCGGATTCAAAGGTCTCGGCGGCGGTTGTGCCCATGAAGGGCATTTCCAGATGGGTGTGCGGGTCGATGC contains these protein-coding regions:
- the hydA gene encoding dihydropyrimidinase, which gives rise to MSKVIKNGTIVTADLQWKADVLIEGEHIAQIGENLTGDEVIDATDAYVIPGGIDPHTHLEMPFMGTTAAETFESGTFAAAAGGTTMLVDFCLPGEDGSLLNAIDDWDRKSKDQICTDISYHMAITGWNEGIFNEMETVVRERGINTFKHFMAYKGALMVEDDEMFASFRRCAELGALPLVHAENGDIVAAKQEQLLAEGITGPEGHAYSRPPEVEGEAANRAIMIADAAGCPLYIVHVSCEQAHEAIRRARQKGMRVYGEPLIQHLTLDESEYFNKDWQYAARRVMSPPFRNKMHQDSLWAGLASGSLQVVATDHAAFSDEQKRMGLENFTLIPNGTGGLEERMAMLWTQGVETGRLTPEEFVATTSTNIAKILNIYPMKGGIHVGGHADLVVWDPSIHRTVSVAAQKSIIDYNVFEGMELKAAPRYTLSRGDVVWAHGQNSQPQPGRGKFIRRPPNASAAKALSKWKALNTPRKIERNPLNIPAGV